The Anaerolineales bacterium region ACCAGCCAGAACGGGAAATTATTTTCAGCGGGCGGCGGCTCAAGCAACAGGATCGAACCGGTCTCCGGCGCGGCTTGCGATACGCCTTGTTCGCTATCGAGAGTCAACGAAACGTTTCTCTCGCCGACCAATACGCTTGGCACTGGAGCGGCAAACCCATCCCCGCCGCGGACTGCCAGCGCAGCGCTCTCCAGATACAAATTCGTTTGGCATCCTTTCAGGGCGGTGAATCGCACTTCCGCTAACACACCGTTGACCGTTACCGGCGTTGTACTTGCATAGGAGCCGTCTACCAAGCCGGAGATCTGCGGCAACTGCAAACCGTTCATACCGGGGATCGGGCTGGAGGCATTAACCGGGCGCAAACACGCCGGGTCGTAGCGGATCTGGAACGTGAATCCCTGCACCGGCGTGGCGGAGGAAGCATTTACGGTGACAACAACCGTTTCACCGGTCTTATACGCAGGCGCGACCGCGCCCAACCAGATGCTTTCTGGCGCTTGGGCTTTGGCGATGAAAAATGTTGCAAATGAAAGGAGAATTGCCAATACAGGTGGGATCAATCTCTTCACAAGGCGCTCCGAAATTCTGGGCGCACATCTCGTGTGCGCCCAGAATACTTTTGCGTTTACTCCCAAACCGAGGGACCCGTGTCCCGGTAATTTTGCGCCAGCAGTTCGAGATCCAACACGTTGATGATGTTGTCGTTGTTCAAGTCTGCGGAGGATGGTGTAGCGGTGTTGTAACTCATGCCAATGGTCAGCGCGTCGAACTGGTCAATGACGTTGTTGCCGTCGAGGTCGCCTGCCAGCAAAGCGATGGTCGGCTTGGTGGTGGTACTGCCGGGCAAAATGTTGGCGGAGCCTTGCGCGGAGAGGAATCCGTTCGCCATA contains the following coding sequences:
- a CDS encoding cohesin domain-containing protein, translating into MKRLIPPVLAILLSFATFFIAKAQAPESIWLGAVAPAYKTGETVVVTVNASSATPVQGFTFQIRYDPACLRPVNASSPIPGMNGLQLPQISGLVDGSYASTTPVTVNGVLAEVRFTALKGCQTNLYLESAALAVRGGDGFAAPVPSVLVGERNVSLTLDSEQGVSQAAPETGSILLLEPPPAENNFPFWLVGIAVGILVVLGLFGIYKAFRVGSS